In Neisseria animalis, a single window of DNA contains:
- the panD gene encoding aspartate 1-decarboxylase: MFRTMLGGKIHRATVTEADLNYVGSITVDLDLLDAAGICANEKVAIVNNNNGERFETYTIPGERGSGVVCLNGAAARLVQKGDIVIIMSYVMLSEPEIQSYEPKVVLVDENNKIRDVITYEPPHTVL; this comes from the coding sequence ATGTTCCGTACCATGCTCGGGGGCAAAATTCACCGCGCCACCGTTACCGAAGCCGATTTGAATTATGTCGGCAGCATTACCGTAGATTTGGATTTGCTCGATGCGGCGGGTATCTGCGCCAATGAAAAAGTCGCGATTGTCAACAACAACAACGGCGAACGCTTTGAAACCTATACCATTCCGGGCGAACGCGGCAGCGGCGTAGTCTGCCTGAACGGCGCGGCGGCGCGATTGGTGCAAAAGGGCGATATTGTCATCATCATGTCGTATGTCATGCTCTCCGAACCGGAAATCCAATCATACGAACCGAAAGTCGTACTGGTGGACGAAAACAATAAAATCCGTGACGTCATCACTTACGAACCGCCGCACACCGTGTTGTAA
- the nhaC gene encoding Na+/H+ antiporter NhaC, with the protein MLGFKSLLDMRRTEALLLMCVLIAAMGYTIISLGWLPHISVITAIVALILYGLCRGLKYRDMQDGMVGAVMQGMGAVYLFFFIGLMVAALMMSGAIPTLMYYGFGLISPTYFYFSAFALCSVIGIAIGSSLSTCATVGVAFMGMATAFHADLAMTAGAVVSGAFFGDKMSPLSDTTGIAASIVGVDLFEHIKNMMYTTVPAWLISAVLMLWVLPNAAAQDLNSVEVFRGQLEATGLVHGYSLIPFVLLVVLALLRVNAVVAMLFTVLAGLVVTYFHSTPDLQQLGAWFFSGYKLEGEAFADISRLISRGGLESMFFTQAIVVLGMSLGGLLFALGVIPALLDTVRAFLTTAARATVSVAATGLGINFLIGEQYLSILLAGKTFKPVYDRLGLHSRNLSRTLEDAGTVINPLVPWSVCGVFISQALGVPVWEYLPYAFFCYLCLILTLLFGWTGLTLSKKTA; encoded by the coding sequence ATGTTAGGCTTTAAATCCTTACTCGATATGCGGCGCACAGAAGCATTGTTGCTGATGTGCGTACTGATTGCCGCGATGGGTTATACCATCATCTCTCTGGGCTGGCTGCCCCATATTTCCGTCATCACCGCGATTGTGGCATTGATTTTGTACGGCTTGTGCCGGGGCTTGAAATACCGTGATATGCAGGACGGCATGGTCGGTGCGGTCATGCAGGGCATGGGAGCGGTGTATCTGTTTTTCTTTATCGGCCTGATGGTGGCTGCACTGATGATGAGCGGGGCGATTCCGACGCTGATGTATTACGGCTTCGGTTTGATTTCGCCGACGTATTTCTATTTCTCGGCATTCGCACTTTGCTCGGTGATCGGTATCGCCATCGGCAGCAGCCTGTCCACTTGTGCAACGGTGGGCGTGGCCTTTATGGGTATGGCGACTGCTTTTCATGCGGATTTAGCGATGACGGCCGGAGCGGTGGTATCCGGTGCATTTTTCGGTGATAAAATGTCGCCCTTGTCGGATACCACGGGTATCGCGGCTTCGATTGTCGGCGTAGATTTGTTCGAACACATCAAAAATATGATGTACACCACCGTACCCGCGTGGCTGATTAGTGCGGTATTGATGTTGTGGGTACTGCCGAATGCTGCCGCGCAGGATTTGAACAGCGTAGAAGTGTTCCGCGGCCAGTTGGAAGCAACAGGGCTGGTACACGGCTATTCTCTGATACCGTTTGTGTTGCTGGTGGTACTGGCATTATTGCGCGTAAACGCTGTGGTTGCCATGCTGTTTACGGTATTGGCCGGCTTGGTGGTAACCTATTTCCACAGCACGCCGGATTTGCAGCAGTTGGGCGCTTGGTTCTTCAGCGGCTACAAGCTGGAAGGCGAAGCGTTTGCCGACATTTCCCGCTTGATTTCACGCGGCGGCTTGGAATCGATGTTCTTCACGCAAGCCATCGTGGTGTTGGGCATGAGCTTGGGCGGTTTGCTGTTTGCATTGGGCGTGATTCCTGCTTTATTGGATACGGTACGGGCATTTTTGACCACGGCCGCACGCGCCACAGTCAGCGTGGCGGCAACAGGCTTGGGCATCAACTTCCTGATTGGCGAGCAGTATTTGAGTATTCTGCTGGCCGGTAAAACGTTCAAGCCGGTATATGACCGCTTGGGATTGCATTCGCGCAACCTTTCGCGCACGTTGGAAGACGCGGGTACGGTCATCAATCCGCTGGTACCGTGGAGCGTATGCGGCGTGTTTATCAGTCAGGCTTTGGGCGTGCCGGTGTGGGAATACCTGCCTTATGCGTTCTTCTGCTATTTGTGTCTGATTCTGACCCTGCTGTTCGGTTGGACAGGCTTAACCTTGAGCAAGAAAACCGCTTAA
- a CDS encoding pirin family protein: MIERRPYHQLGAADYGWLDTKYHFSFSNYFNRNRMNWGNLRVWNDDIIAPQSGFDPHPHKEMEIITYVRSGAISHRDSMGNEGRTEAGDVQVMSAGSGVYHAEYNLEDERTTLFQIWILPTMESAKGEPSWGMRLFPKAERAGRFSVLASGIDGDDALPIRTNARVVGATLKAGDTAEYRFADGSRYGYLVPAEGDVEINGIRIEKGDGAAIHGETLISVTALSDAEIVMVDTE, encoded by the coding sequence ATGATAGAACGCCGCCCTTATCATCAGTTGGGTGCAGCCGATTACGGTTGGCTGGATACCAAATATCATTTTTCGTTTTCAAACTATTTCAACCGCAACCGCATGAACTGGGGAAACCTGCGCGTATGGAATGACGACATCATTGCGCCGCAATCGGGTTTCGATCCCCACCCCCACAAAGAAATGGAAATCATCACTTACGTCCGCAGCGGAGCCATTTCCCACCGCGACAGCATGGGTAACGAAGGGCGCACCGAAGCAGGCGATGTACAGGTAATGTCTGCCGGCTCGGGCGTGTACCACGCGGAATACAATCTGGAAGACGAACGTACCACCCTCTTCCAAATTTGGATTCTGCCCACCATGGAAAGTGCCAAAGGCGAACCTTCTTGGGGAATGCGCCTGTTTCCAAAAGCAGAGCGTGCCGGCAGATTCAGCGTGTTAGCCAGCGGTATCGACGGCGACGACGCGCTGCCTATCCGCACCAATGCCCGCGTAGTCGGTGCAACCCTCAAAGCAGGAGATACGGCAGAATACCGTTTTGCAGACGGCAGCCGCTATGGTTATCTCGTACCGGCCGAAGGCGATGTGGAAATCAACGGTATCCGCATTGAAAAAGGCGATGGTGCTGCCATTCACGGTGAAACCTTGATCAGCGTAACCGCCCTTTCGGATGCGGAAATTGTGATGGTGGATACCGAATAA
- the surE gene encoding 5'/3'-nucleotidase SurE translates to MNILISNDDGYLAPGIAILARVAAEFANVRVVAPDRDRSGVSNSLTLDRPLRIKLAENGFYYVSGTPTDCIHLGLHALPEFKPDLVLSGINNGANMGDDTLYSGTVAAATEAYLMGIPAIALSLNDFSGRYWQTAEKAAWLLLEYLLANPPQTPVLWNINIPAVAPENIQGIKITRLGRRHHTQSIVPSHNPRGEEVYWIGPVGSISDKEEGTDFGECEAGFITVTPLQIDLTAYQDLANVTAFWQGCKLPDHV, encoded by the coding sequence ATGAATATTTTAATCAGTAACGATGACGGCTATCTCGCTCCCGGCATTGCGATTTTGGCGCGGGTGGCGGCAGAGTTTGCCAACGTCCGCGTGGTTGCGCCGGATCGCGACCGCAGCGGTGTCAGCAACTCGTTAACGCTGGATCGGCCGTTGCGTATCAAATTGGCGGAAAACGGTTTTTATTACGTCAGCGGCACACCTACCGACTGTATCCATTTAGGGCTGCACGCCTTGCCCGAATTTAAACCCGACTTGGTGTTGTCGGGCATCAACAACGGCGCGAACATGGGTGATGATACGCTGTATTCGGGTACGGTTGCCGCCGCAACCGAAGCTTATTTGATGGGCATTCCCGCCATCGCGCTGTCGCTGAACGATTTCAGCGGACGCTATTGGCAGACGGCGGAAAAGGCGGCTTGGCTGTTGCTGGAATATCTGCTGGCAAACCCGCCGCAGACTCCTGTTTTATGGAACATCAATATTCCGGCTGTTGCGCCGGAGAACATACAGGGGATTAAGATTACCCGTCTCGGCCGCCGCCACCATACCCAAAGTATTGTGCCTTCGCACAATCCCCGCGGCGAGGAGGTTTATTGGATAGGTCCTGTCGGTTCGATTTCCGATAAGGAAGAAGGTACGGATTTCGGCGAATGCGAAGCCGGGTTTATTACCGTTACCCCCTTGCAGATTGATTTGACCGCCTATCAGGATTTGGCAAACGTAACGGCATTCTGGCAGGGCTGCAAGCTGCCGGATCATGTCTGA
- the folB gene encoding dihydroneopterin aldolase — MDKIFLRGMKAETLIGVYEWERKQRQTLVLDLEIGVPEKSAVSDDIGDTVHYGEVCEAVRGSLSGQDFMLLEVLAEHVAKLILQDFGALWVRVRVVKPGILPNVQEVGVEIERSRG, encoded by the coding sequence ATGGATAAAATCTTTTTACGCGGCATGAAGGCGGAAACCTTAATCGGGGTATACGAATGGGAGCGCAAGCAGCGGCAGACACTGGTTTTAGATTTGGAAATCGGTGTGCCGGAGAAGTCTGCTGTGAGCGATGACATCGGCGATACCGTGCATTACGGCGAGGTATGCGAGGCGGTGCGGGGCAGTTTGTCCGGTCAGGATTTTATGCTGCTTGAAGTGTTGGCGGAACACGTTGCCAAACTGATTTTGCAGGATTTCGGCGCATTATGGGTGCGCGTCCGTGTCGTCAAGCCGGGTATTTTGCCGAATGTTCAGGAAGTCGGCGTGGAAATTGAACGCAGCCGGGGCTGA
- a CDS encoding SPFH domain-containing protein, which translates to MEIFYSFPVVLLIAAVVFGFKAFVVVPQQEAYVVERLGRFYKTLNPGLNILIPFIDRIAYKHTLKEIPLDVPSQVCITRDNTQLTVDGIIYFQVTDPKLASYGTSNYIMAITQLAQTTLRSVIGRMELDKTFEERDEINSIVVAALDEAAVSWGVKVLRYEIKDLVPPQEILRSMQAQITAEREKRARIAESEGRKIEQINLASGQREAEIQQSEGEMQAAINESRGQKEAQINRAQGEAEALRLVAEANADAIRAVAAALQHPGGNEAVNLKVAEQYVAAFSNLAKEGNTLIMPANVAEIGSLVSAGLKIVENSKNTK; encoded by the coding sequence ATGGAAATATTTTACAGTTTCCCCGTGGTGCTGCTGATTGCAGCAGTGGTATTCGGTTTCAAAGCATTTGTCGTCGTTCCCCAACAAGAAGCGTATGTTGTGGAGCGTTTGGGACGTTTTTACAAAACGCTGAATCCGGGGCTGAATATTCTGATTCCGTTTATCGACCGCATTGCCTACAAGCATACGCTGAAAGAAATCCCGCTTGATGTGCCCAGCCAAGTGTGTATTACCCGGGACAATACCCAGCTTACCGTAGACGGCATTATCTATTTTCAAGTAACCGATCCCAAGCTGGCTTCATACGGTACGAGCAATTACATCATGGCGATTACCCAACTGGCGCAAACCACGCTGCGTTCGGTTATCGGCCGCATGGAGTTGGACAAAACTTTTGAAGAACGCGACGAAATCAACAGTATTGTGGTCGCCGCGCTTGATGAAGCAGCAGTATCGTGGGGCGTGAAAGTTTTGCGTTACGAAATCAAAGACCTTGTACCGCCGCAAGAGATTTTGCGTTCCATGCAGGCGCAAATCACGGCAGAGCGCGAAAAACGTGCCCGCATTGCCGAATCCGAAGGCCGCAAAATCGAACAAATCAACTTGGCAAGCGGTCAGCGCGAAGCGGAAATCCAACAATCCGAAGGTGAAATGCAGGCAGCCATCAACGAATCCCGCGGCCAGAAAGAAGCGCAAATCAACCGCGCACAAGGTGAAGCGGAGGCTCTGCGTTTGGTTGCCGAAGCCAATGCCGATGCCATTCGCGCCGTAGCGGCCGCCTTGCAGCACCCGGGCGGCAATGAGGCGGTTAATCTGAAAGTGGCCGAACAATACGTTGCCGCGTTCAGCAATTTGGCCAAAGAGGGCAACACCTTGATTATGCCCGCCAATGTTGCCGAAATCGGCAGCTTGGTCTCTGCCGGTTTGAAAATCGTAGAGAACAGCAAAAACACCAAATAA
- the cutA gene encoding divalent-cation tolerance protein CutA — protein sequence MPTFKPVVITTTAATLEEARTIGTALLEKQLAACIQYENISSDYVWQGRVCRDEEIRIVIKTARCHYKAVEKTILAHHSYDCPQIIMQPVSRGLPSYLRWLKAQVGL from the coding sequence ATGCCCACATTCAAGCCGGTTGTGATAACCACTACCGCGGCAACGCTCGAAGAAGCCCGCACCATCGGCACTGCATTATTGGAAAAACAGCTTGCCGCGTGCATACAATACGAAAACATCAGCAGCGATTATGTCTGGCAGGGCAGAGTCTGCCGTGATGAAGAAATCCGTATCGTCATCAAAACCGCACGCTGCCATTACAAAGCCGTAGAGAAAACCATTTTGGCACACCACAGCTACGATTGCCCGCAAATCATCATGCAGCCCGTATCGCGCGGACTTCCGTCTTATCTGCGTTGGTTGAAGGCGCAAGTAGGGTTATAA
- a CDS encoding HAD family hydrolase, with amino-acid sequence MKNLAIFDLDNTLINTDSDHSWPQYLMKKGLVDVEYTEAQNEKFYQDYRNGCLNIDEFLKFHLAPLKEYSMAELAEMHSEFMAEFITPHITPMQRMLVQSHQAAGDELLVISSTNEFIISPICHAFGILNVIGTQLEIGEDGRYTGNYIGTPSLKEGKITRLNQWLAARGESLADYGKVYFYSDSKNDLPLLRYVNEPVAVNPDEVLAQEALEKGWPVLNFK; translated from the coding sequence ATGAAAAATCTTGCCATTTTCGATCTCGACAATACCCTAATCAACACCGATTCCGATCACTCTTGGCCGCAATACCTGATGAAAAAAGGTTTGGTCGATGTCGAATACACCGAAGCACAAAACGAAAAATTCTATCAAGACTACCGCAACGGCTGTCTCAATATCGACGAGTTTCTCAAATTCCACCTTGCGCCGCTGAAAGAATACAGCATGGCAGAGCTGGCCGAAATGCACAGCGAATTTATGGCCGAATTTATCACGCCGCACATCACGCCCATGCAGCGTATGCTGGTGCAGAGCCACCAAGCCGCAGGTGACGAACTGCTGGTGATTTCTTCAACCAACGAGTTCATCATTAGCCCGATTTGCCACGCATTCGGTATTCTCAATGTCATCGGTACGCAGCTTGAAATTGGGGAAGACGGCCGCTATACCGGCAACTACATCGGTACGCCCAGTCTGAAAGAAGGCAAAATCACCCGCCTCAACCAATGGCTGGCGGCGCGCGGCGAAAGCCTTGCCGATTACGGCAAAGTATATTTTTACAGCGATTCCAAAAACGACCTGCCGCTTCTGCGTTATGTCAACGAACCTGTCGCGGTCAACCCCGACGAAGTCTTGGCGCAGGAAGCATTGGAAAAAGGCTGGCCGGTATTGAATTTCAAATAA
- a CDS encoding LysR family transcriptional regulator: MSKLPDFEAWAVFAKVVECGSFSAAAQELNLSQSTVSKAVARLEAKMQTTLFQRTSRKLVLTESGQAVETYARKLLADGETLEAQLRDEVNQLQGKVRFSVPLSFGLREVAPLLPEFCRQYPHIELDMDLSDEQVDLIEGRFDFALRIARLDDSSMLAKRLCRVALLAVASPECVARYGIPAHPKDLAAYPALVYSNAKNADHWSFRHHRQGAYTQTVKAGIRANTADVFLPLLLSGCGVTLIPEFLVCREIREGRLLTLLDDWTLEPISLYLLAPPNPLRPKRVQVLMDFLYAALRQASWAR; encoded by the coding sequence ATGAGCAAACTGCCGGATTTTGAAGCATGGGCGGTATTTGCCAAAGTAGTGGAATGCGGATCGTTTTCTGCTGCCGCGCAAGAGCTGAATCTTTCACAGTCAACAGTTTCTAAAGCGGTTGCCCGTTTGGAAGCCAAAATGCAGACGACCTTGTTTCAAAGAACTTCGCGCAAACTGGTGTTGACTGAGAGCGGGCAGGCGGTAGAAACCTACGCCCGCAAATTGTTGGCAGACGGTGAAACTTTGGAGGCGCAACTGCGTGATGAAGTGAATCAGCTTCAGGGAAAAGTGCGCTTTTCTGTACCGCTTTCTTTCGGATTGCGGGAAGTTGCGCCGTTGTTGCCTGAGTTTTGCCGCCAATATCCGCATATCGAGCTGGATATGGATTTGTCGGACGAGCAGGTAGATTTGATTGAAGGGCGGTTTGATTTCGCTTTGCGGATTGCCCGTTTGGACGATTCCTCCATGCTGGCCAAACGCTTGTGCCGCGTGGCGTTGCTGGCGGTGGCATCGCCCGAATGCGTGGCGCGTTACGGCATACCGGCACACCCGAAAGATTTGGCTGCCTATCCGGCTTTGGTGTACAGCAATGCGAAAAATGCCGATCATTGGTCGTTCCGTCATCACCGGCAAGGCGCGTACACTCAAACGGTAAAGGCCGGAATCAGAGCCAATACGGCTGATGTGTTTTTACCGTTGCTGCTGTCGGGCTGCGGCGTTACCCTGATTCCTGAATTTTTGGTTTGCCGTGAAATCAGGGAAGGCAGACTGCTGACTTTATTGGACGACTGGACGCTCGAGCCGATTTCTCTTTATTTGCTGGCACCGCCCAATCCGTTGCGCCCGAAGCGTGTGCAGGTGTTGATGGATTTTCTGTATGCAGCGTTGCGGCAAGCAAGCTGGGCGCGGTAA
- a CDS encoding peptidylprolyl isomerase produces MIILHTNKGDIKIELDFDKAPVTAANFEQYVKDGFYNGVIFHRVIKGFMIQGGGMTADMNEKTTRDPIQNEASNGLPNSKYTIAMARTSDPHSASAQFFINTADNVFLNHRSKEMHGRTVVQEWGYAVFGKVVDGFDVVDAIEGVATKRHGYHDDVPTEPVVIESAEAV; encoded by the coding sequence ATGATTATTTTGCACACCAACAAAGGCGACATCAAAATCGAGCTGGATTTCGACAAAGCCCCCGTTACCGCAGCCAATTTCGAACAATACGTCAAAGACGGTTTTTACAACGGCGTGATTTTCCACCGCGTCATCAAAGGCTTCATGATTCAAGGCGGCGGCATGACTGCCGACATGAACGAAAAAACCACCCGCGATCCGATTCAAAACGAAGCGTCCAACGGACTGCCGAACAGCAAATACACCATCGCCATGGCGCGCACTTCCGACCCGCATTCCGCCAGCGCGCAATTCTTTATCAACACAGCCGACAACGTGTTCCTGAACCACCGTTCAAAAGAAATGCACGGCCGCACCGTTGTGCAGGAATGGGGCTATGCCGTATTCGGCAAAGTGGTTGACGGTTTTGACGTAGTCGATGCCATCGAAGGCGTTGCTACCAAACGCCACGGCTACCACGACGACGTACCGACCGAGCCGGTTGTCATCGAAAGCGCGGAAGCGGTATAA
- the plsY gene encoding glycerol-3-phosphate 1-O-acyltransferase PlsY, which translates to MFNLAAVIVSYLIGSLSFAVIVSKYYGMDDPRTYGSGNPGATNVLRSGRKKAAALTLLGDALKGVAAVVLVRCLQEPLGLSESAAAFSAVAVLLGHMYPLFFGFKGGKGVATALGVLLALSWPTALISALIWLVMAFGFKVSSLAALTATVVSPIIAFFLMPHTSWAWATVAVALLVLYRHKTNIQNLLQGKESKIGDRTK; encoded by the coding sequence ATGTTCAATCTCGCTGCCGTCATCGTTTCTTATTTAATCGGTTCGCTTTCCTTTGCCGTCATCGTATCCAAGTACTACGGCATGGACGACCCGCGTACTTACGGCTCGGGCAATCCGGGCGCAACCAATGTTTTACGCAGCGGCAGGAAAAAAGCAGCCGCACTCACATTACTGGGCGACGCGCTTAAAGGGGTTGCCGCCGTAGTTTTAGTGCGCTGCCTGCAAGAACCTTTGGGTTTGTCGGAATCCGCTGCGGCCTTTTCGGCTGTTGCCGTTTTGCTGGGACATATGTATCCGCTGTTTTTTGGTTTTAAAGGAGGAAAAGGCGTAGCAACCGCATTGGGCGTGCTGCTGGCGTTGTCATGGCCTACCGCGTTAATCAGCGCCCTAATCTGGCTGGTGATGGCGTTCGGATTCAAAGTATCTTCACTTGCCGCATTAACGGCAACCGTAGTCAGCCCGATTATCGCCTTTTTCCTGATGCCGCACACTTCTTGGGCATGGGCGACCGTCGCCGTTGCCCTGCTGGTGCTGTACCGCCATAAAACCAATATTCAAAACCTGTTGCAAGGCAAAGAAAGCAAAATCGGCGACCGAACAAAATAA
- the hda gene encoding DnaA regulatory inactivator Hda → MNQLIFDFATQEYPSFDKFLGTSNAELVYVLQHRHGQFIYVWGEAGAGKSHLLQAWIAQALENGKQAVYVDAAVEPLTESALEAEYLAIDQVEKLNHEEQALLFAVFNRFRNSGKGFLLLGSEHTPQQLVIREDLRTRMAYCLVYEVKPLTDQEKINALVSMAAARQVTVDTEIFEYLLNHWRRDMDSLLQMLDTLDHYAVMIGRRITLPMLRQLLKQQESNPSGS, encoded by the coding sequence GTGAACCAGCTTATTTTCGATTTTGCCACCCAAGAGTATCCGAGTTTCGATAAGTTTCTCGGTACGTCCAATGCAGAACTGGTGTATGTGCTGCAACACCGCCACGGCCAGTTTATTTATGTATGGGGAGAAGCGGGCGCAGGAAAAAGCCACTTGTTGCAGGCTTGGATCGCACAGGCATTGGAAAACGGAAAACAGGCGGTTTATGTTGATGCGGCGGTCGAGCCGTTAACCGAATCCGCTTTGGAAGCAGAATATTTGGCCATCGACCAAGTAGAAAAACTGAATCATGAAGAGCAGGCTCTGCTGTTTGCCGTTTTCAACCGCTTCCGCAACAGCGGCAAAGGCTTCCTGCTGCTGGGTTCGGAACATACGCCGCAGCAACTGGTTATCCGCGAAGACTTGCGAACGCGAATGGCCTATTGCTTGGTGTACGAAGTCAAACCGCTTACCGATCAAGAAAAAATCAACGCATTGGTCAGCATGGCGGCGGCGCGGCAGGTAACGGTAGACACCGAAATTTTTGAATACCTGCTCAACCATTGGCGGCGCGATATGGACAGCCTGCTGCAGATGCTCGATACGCTCGACCATTACGCCGTAATGATAGGGCGGCGCATTACCCTGCCGATGTTGCGCCAACTGTTGAAACAACAGGAAAGCAACCCGTCCGGCTCGTAA
- a CDS encoding SLC13 family permease: MDLHSHDKTKHPETSETFSGLKPVTDFKGLLITIIAAVVCYGIYNILPYEPDANKGIALLVFVAILWFTEAVHITITALMVPVLAAVLGFPDMNIKKAMAGFADPTIYIFFGGFALAAALHMQRLDRKIAVTLLRASGGNMKIAVLMMFAVTAFLSMWISNTATAAMMLPLAMGMMSHLDQEKERKTYVFVLLGIAYSASIGGLGTVVGSPPNMIAAKALELDFVGWMKLGLPMMLLILPLMLFAMYIILKPNLGERVDVKEESIPWTLHRVIALLIFLAAAVSWIFSGKIKDAFGIANPDTVIALTAAIAVVVFGVAQWKEVARSTDWGVLMLFGGGISLSQLLQSSGASLALGQQVATTFAAAHPLLVIFVVAAFIIFLTEFTSNTASAALLVPIFATIATQMGLPQEVLVFVIGIGASCAFMLPVATPPNAIVFGTGLIKQKEMMNVGILLNILCVFLVALWAYFMLM, from the coding sequence ATGGATTTGCATTCGCACGACAAAACCAAGCACCCGGAAACGTCGGAGACGTTCAGCGGCTTAAAGCCGGTTACCGACTTCAAAGGTTTGCTGATTACCATCATCGCAGCTGTTGTCTGCTATGGAATTTACAATATCCTGCCTTACGAACCGGATGCCAACAAAGGTATCGCCCTGCTGGTTTTCGTAGCAATTTTGTGGTTTACCGAGGCAGTACACATCACCATTACAGCACTGATGGTTCCGGTATTGGCGGCGGTACTCGGCTTTCCGGACATGAACATTAAAAAAGCGATGGCGGGCTTTGCCGATCCGACGATTTATATCTTCTTCGGCGGTTTCGCTTTGGCTGCCGCACTGCATATGCAGCGTCTTGACCGTAAAATCGCAGTAACCCTGCTGCGTGCTTCCGGCGGCAATATGAAAATCGCCGTGCTGATGATGTTTGCCGTGACCGCATTTTTATCGATGTGGATCAGCAACACCGCAACCGCAGCGATGATGCTGCCGCTGGCAATGGGCATGATGAGCCATTTGGATCAGGAGAAAGAGCGTAAGACTTATGTTTTCGTGCTGCTCGGTATCGCATACAGCGCGAGCATCGGCGGTTTGGGCACGGTAGTGGGTTCGCCGCCCAACATGATTGCCGCCAAAGCCTTGGAATTGGATTTTGTCGGCTGGATGAAACTCGGTCTGCCGATGATGCTGCTGATTCTGCCGCTGATGCTGTTTGCCATGTATATTATTCTGAAACCGAATTTGGGCGAACGCGTCGACGTTAAAGAGGAATCTATTCCTTGGACGCTGCACCGCGTGATTGCGCTGCTGATTTTCTTGGCGGCTGCCGTTTCGTGGATTTTCAGCGGTAAAATCAAAGATGCTTTCGGTATTGCCAACCCCGATACCGTCATTGCACTGACCGCCGCCATCGCCGTGGTCGTATTCGGCGTGGCGCAGTGGAAAGAAGTGGCCCGCAGTACCGACTGGGGCGTACTGATGCTGTTCGGCGGCGGTATCAGCCTGAGCCAGCTTCTGCAATCCTCCGGCGCTTCGTTGGCACTGGGTCAGCAGGTTGCAACCACTTTTGCCGCCGCGCATCCGCTGCTGGTGATTTTCGTGGTCGCTGCATTCATCATCTTCCTGACCGAATTTACCAGTAATACCGCCTCTGCCGCACTGCTTGTACCGATTTTCGCCACCATTGCCACGCAGATGGGGCTGCCGCAGGAAGTGTTGGTATTCGTTATCGGTATCGGTGCGTCATGTGCCTTCATGCTGCCGGTTGCCACACCGCCGAATGCCATTGTGTTCGGTACGGGGCTGATTAAACAGAAAGAAATGATGAACGTCGGTATTCTGTTGAATATCCTGTGCGTCTTCTTGGTTGCATTGTGGGCATATTTCATGCTGATGTAA
- a CDS encoding NfeD family protein, translating to MTFWFVAGALVLIAELFAGTVYLLVVGAALFGAGIAAALGGSVPVAVLTAALLSALGILPVHKWVKKHRRSQRQEAEANDLDIGQTVQILRHLHGDVYEVAYRGAHWQAKMPGGKAAAQTGTAVITGKDGNILLLDLHSI from the coding sequence ATGACGTTTTGGTTTGTGGCCGGTGCGTTAGTGCTGATTGCGGAATTGTTTGCCGGTACGGTGTACCTGCTGGTGGTCGGCGCGGCGTTGTTTGGCGCGGGAATTGCCGCTGCTTTGGGCGGAAGCGTGCCGGTTGCGGTGCTGACTGCCGCGTTATTATCCGCTTTGGGTATTCTCCCTGTACACAAATGGGTAAAGAAACACCGCCGAAGCCAACGGCAGGAAGCGGAAGCGAATGACTTGGACATCGGGCAAACGGTACAAATCCTGCGCCACTTGCACGGCGATGTGTATGAAGTTGCCTACCGGGGCGCGCATTGGCAGGCGAAGATGCCGGGTGGAAAGGCTGCCGCACAAACGGGAACAGCCGTAATCACAGGAAAAGACGGCAATATTCTGCTGCTGGACTTACATTCAATTTAA